The Candidozyma auris chromosome 1, complete sequence genome includes a region encoding these proteins:
- the MIF2 gene encoding Mif2p, whose product MDLINIGKEARKTGFKPREGLPRDQHDMEDIDEFFADGNSSDAIAGTGSSTTRHKSKQRREFSHESDSEADSSIHQAMFKSSDERRLSPKRESQHSHKTTEKNVSNKETSSSMIHSDNSHYDALSDAGEDAEASSALTSHREALFTKKLASNRDSTNKVLRHLPSTQEFDNYDESENLEAFMDDQIPQKPSDMLEEEGGNDGTEQLTAIVQYDVPLASSDETEASDDDYYVSPQERCDKTGLDGLTSSLPSPPPESKKLRRSKRTRVKPLDFWKNERIIYTRADEDFSQGKDNSLINDLRKIPLQEITEIIHVKDPEPKTKKRKIRANAKKKAISPKIPSSSETDDFTPQWFQDGAKSVNVYLEEDKKELLEVAWAPDGYQFQNSDKASVSDHFSAAPIYESSSGNVSAGLIEIPCGGFKDRRSSSVTSIFHVIDGRIEVELNEDRFVVLSGCSFVTPFSNVYSLRNVGSDTARIFFTSFKVR is encoded by the coding sequence ATGGATTTGATAAATATTGGCAAAGAGGCACGGAAAACGGGATTTAAGCCTCGAGAAGGTCTACCCAGAGATCAGCATGATATGGAAGACATCGATGAGTTCTTTGCAGATGGCAATTCCTCCGATGCCATCGCTGGGACAGGGCTGTCAACTACGAGGCATAAGAGTAAGCAAAGGCGAGAATTCAGTCATGAATCAGACAGTGAAGCTGATTCATCTATTCATCAAGCAATGTTCAAGAGCTCGGACGAGCGAAGGTTATCGCCAAAACGTGAATCTCAACACTCACATAAAACTACCGAGAAAAACGTATCAAACAAGGAAACCAGTCTGTCAATGATACACTCCGACAACTCTCATTATGATGCACTTTCGGATGCTGGGGAGGATGCCGAAGCGTCGAGTGCGCTAACTTCTCATCGTGAAGCACTatttacaaaaaaattggctAGCAATCGAGATTCCACCAATAAAGTTCTCCGACATCTACCTTCCactcaagaatttgacaattatgatgaaagtgaaaatcttgaagcaTTTATGGATGATCAAATCCCTCAAAAACCCAGTGATATGCTCGAGGAGGAGGGTGGTAACGATGGAACTGAGCAGTTGACCGCAATAGTTCAGTATGATGTACCACTTGCTTCGTCTGACGAGACTGAGGCATCTGATGACGACTACTACGTGTCACCGCAAGAACGGTGTGACAAAACTGGACTAGATGGATTGACCTCACTGCTAccttcacctccaccagaatcaaagaaattAAGAAGGtccaaaagaacaagagtTAAACCACTAGACTTCTGGAAGAATGAAAGAATCATTTATACTAGGGCTGATGAAGACTTTTCGCAAGGGAAGGACAACAGTCTTATTAATGATCTTCGAAAGATCccacttcaagaaattACTGAGATTATTCATGTCAAAGACCCTGAGCCTAAAaccaagaaaagaaaaattagAGCAAAtgcgaagaaaaaagcaatTTCACCTAAAATaccctcttcttcagagaCTGACGATTTTACGCCGCAATGGTTTCAAGATGGTGCGAAGAGTGTAAATGTCTACCTTGAAGAGGACAAAAAGGAACTACTTGAAGTAGCGTGGGCGCCTGATGGCTACCAATTTCAAAATTCAGACAAGGCGAGTGTCTCGGATCACTTCTCAGCCGCACCGATCTACGAGTCTTCCTCTGGCAACGTATCTGCTGGGCTCATAGAGATTCCTTGTGGAGGCTTCAAGGATCGTCGAAGTTCGAGCGTGACATCCATCTTCCACGTAATCGATGGTCGCATTGAAGTGGAATTAAATGAGGAtcgttttgttgttttAAGCGGTTGCTCTTTTGTGACGCCATTTTCAAATGTCTACAGTTTAAGGAATGTCGGTCTGGACACGGCGAGAATATTTTTCACCAGTTTCAAGGTTAGATGA
- a CDS encoding L-methionine (R)-S-oxide reductase, whose protein sequence is MQEKLHHADYTSFPESSKREVLEIVNGSYEALSADTNYWVSNLANAASLIWHAYHSIGLPINWVGFYITTNTESNNLVLGPFQGKVACQSIQIGKGVCGMAAMEKRTQCIADVNKFPGHIACDGETKSEIVVPILNGESVVGVLDIDCLTENGFDEVDVELLEALAALISKSNNWSLS, encoded by the coding sequence ATGCAAGAGAAGCTACATCACGCAGACTATACTTCTTTTCCAGAATCTCTGAAAAGAGAAGTCTTAGAAATTGTCAATGGCTCATATGAGGCTCTTTCTGCCGATACAAATTATTGGGTTTCCAATCTTGCTAACGCTGCATCCTTGATTTGGCATGCGTATCACTCTATCGGTTTGCCTATCAACTGGGTTGGATTTTACATCACAACAAACACAGAGTCCAATAATCTTGTTCTCGGACCATTCCAAGGGAAAGTGGCTTGTCAAAGTATCCAGATAGGAAAGGGTGTATGCGGGATGGCTGCTATGGAGAAGCGGACTCAATGCATTGCTGATGTGAATAAGTTTCCTGGGCATATTGCTTGTGACGGAGAGACTAAGAGTGAAATTGTTGTGCCTATTCTAAATGGGGAATCTGTGGTGGGTGTCTTAGACATCGACTGCTTGACAGAGAAtggatttgatgaagtggatgtggaacttcttgaagctttggCTGCATTGATCTCGAAGCTGAATAACTGGTCCCTATCATGA
- the MRT4 gene encoding Mrt4p: MPRSKRSKLVTLSKTDKKGKENKEKTFEAVRQSLDSFRYAFVLSLGDIRSNFLHDIRSDWNGSKLILGKRKVLQKALGESVEDAYKERSNELAEILVDQTGLNALLFTDETPENVEAYFAAFVKLDFAKANNKAPIDFTIPQGIVYSRGGQIPIEEDVPMSHSMEVTLRTKYKIPTKIQGGKIYLDEPFIVCKKGERLDVVKALILKQFGVAATEFKTNLLGYLDTSNSFCKRY, from the coding sequence ATGCCCAGATCCAAGCGTTCCAAGCTTGTGACCCTATCAAAAACTGATAAAAAGGGtaaagaaaacaaggaaaaaaCTTTTGAAGCTGTGAGGCAGTCGTTGGATCTGTTTAGGTACGCTTTCGTGTTACTGCTAGGCGACATTAGAAGCaattttcttcatgacATTCGGAGCGATTGGAACGGCTCAAAACTTATTTTAGGCAAGAGAAAGGTCTTACAAAAAGCGTTGGGGGAGAGTGTTGAGGATGCTTATAAGGAGAGGTCGAACGAGCTTGCTGAGATCCTAGTGGACCAGACGGGTCTTAATGCGCTCTTGTTTACTGACGAGACACCGGAGAATGTCGAAGCTTACTTCGCAGCTTTTGTGAAGCTTGACTTCGCCAAAGCAAATAACAAAGCCCCTATCGACTTCACCATTCCCCAGGGTATTGTCTATTCCAGGGGTGGGCAAATTCCGATCGAAGAGGATGTGCCAATGTCGCATTCTATGGAGGTGACTTTAAGAACAAAATATAAGATACCAACAAAGATCCAAGGGGGAAAAATTTACTTAGATGAGCCATTTATTGTATGCAAAAAAGGAGAGCGTTTGGATGTTGTGAAGGCGTTGATTTTAAAGCAATTTGGAGTTGCTGCTACGGAATTCAAGACAAATCTCCTTGGATATCTTGATACATCAAATAGTTTCTGCAAACGATACTGA